A window from Myripristis murdjan chromosome 11, fMyrMur1.1, whole genome shotgun sequence encodes these proteins:
- the LOC115368249 gene encoding oocyte zinc finger protein XlCOF6-like, producing the protein MSTTAQKAREPPALRVSVSELRVSELRVPELRVSVSELLALAGDDISAVLEKRTSGRSKVHLVRLFVTERLAAAAERIVGLFEREAAGYRRELERQRRLLDALLNPRVQLRRTDAIQSAACGTSCSDGKQSLQSHADPAHPTREPTNDSFSSAGSAAESDDDDGDENWKGSEHLKGSPLSKEAAESNGTEDGRGSAGAATRKRRKSSELPAFHHCSLCGKAFCHKSNLVKHAGTHTDNPDCLCGVCGERFESAEVLSDHLKSHRETFATSGTCEICGKSFQNMETHMRSHTGVKPYSCSVCAKSFPRPGALRRHKKIHTRVKPHVCQFCGETFTENDLFQVHLKTHEEEGEGEDEDASDDEDWKESEDAQSEATTLKSKREKRQSSGLKSAQPNSHSCKVCGDSFHSRGFLRKHAETHSRESNCICGVCGEQLESAESLITHLQSHRETGGTCGICGKSFQNMETHMRSHTGVKPYSCGICAKRFPRPGALRRHKKIHTGERPYVCQYCGKAFIESSALKTHIKSHSWEIQGGEGEVGQDEDGRPPIDSQTLSRSEAEKGPVAGENAKRSAQPASHCCKVCGESFQSKGSLRKHAETHSSGPESLCGVCGEHLQPSETMIDHLQSHRETGKICHVCGKTYQNIETHMRSHTGVKPYNCGVCGKRFPRPGALRRHKKIHTGERPYICEFCGKTFIDNGALTTHIRNHTGDKPANRVSCETCGKSLASIHVLEVHKRIHTGEKPFQCRVCGKAFRQVGGLNAHMMTHTGEKPFSCGLCSKSFSTKGYLETHVRFHKKDKPYSCHLCWKAFVTKNDLKKHLLTHTGEKPYSCRICGKSYQEKRSRDVHMKVHLGVRLGKEPMRRHDSLHQDFIQL; encoded by the exons ATGTCGACCACCGCACAGAAGGCGCGTGAGCCCCCGGCGCTGCGGGTCTCGGTGTCGGAGCTGCGGGTCTCGGAGCTGCGGGTCCCGGAGCTGCGGGTCTCGGTGTCGGAGCTGCTGGCTCTGGCCGGTGACGACATCTCCGCGGTGCTGGAGAAGCGCACGAGCGGCCGGTCCAAGGTGCACCTCGTGCGGCTGTTCGTCACGGAGCGGCtcgcggcggcggcggagcgGATCGTCGGGCTGTTCGAGCGCGAGGCGGCGGGCTACCGGCGGGAGCTGGAGCGGCAGCGCCGCCTGCTGGACGCCCTGCTGAACCCGCGGGTGCAGCTGCGCCGGACAG ATGCCATCCAATCAGCTGCTTGCGGGACGAGCTGCTCTGATGGAAAACAAAGTCTGCAATCGCACGCTGACCCTGCCCACCCCACCAGAGAGCCAACCAATGACAGCTTCTCCTCCGCCGGCTCTGCAGCTGAGAGCGACGACGACGACGGCGACGAAAACTGGAAGGGGAGCGAACACCTCAAAGGCTCGCCCCTCAGCAAAGAAGCTGCAGAGTCGAACGGGACGGAGGACGGCCGGGGCTCTGCAGGCGCCGCCACCAGGAAGCGGCGCAAGTCGTCAGAGCTGCCAGCCTTTCACCACTGCAGCCTGTGTGGAAAGGCTTTCTGCCACAAGAGTAACCTGGTGAAGCATGCAGGAACCCACACAGATAACCCAGACTGTCTCTGCGGGGTTTGTGGAGAACGTTTTGAGTCTGCAGAGGTTTTGAGCGATCATCTGAAATCTCATAGGGAAACCTTTGCTACTAGCGGAACATGTGAGATCTGCGGGAAAAGTTTTCAGAATATGGAAACGCACATGAGAAGTCACACGGGCGTTAAACCCTACAGCTGCAGCGTCTGTGCTAAAAGTTTCCCCAGACCGGGTGCCTTAAGGAGACACAAGAAAATCCACACTAGGGTGAAGCCACACGTTTGCCAGTTTTGCGGGGAAACGTTCACGGAAAACGACCTGTTCCAGGTGCACCTGAAGACTCACGAAGAGGAAGGCgaaggtgaggatgaggatgcgAGTGATGACGAAGATTGGAAGGAGAGCGAGGACGCTCAGTCAGAGGCGACGACACTGAaatcaaaaagagagaaaaggcaaaGCTCTGGCTTGAAATCAGCCCAGCCGAACTCTCACAGCTGCAAAGTGTGCGGAGATTCTTTCCACAGCCGAGGCTTCTTGAGGAAGCACGCCGAGACTCACTCCAGGGAGTCAAACTGCATTTGCGGCGTCTGTGGGGAACAGTTGGAGTCGGCGGAGAGCCTGATAACTCACCTCCAGTCTCACAGGGAGACCGGGGGAACATGTGGCATCTGCGGCAAAAGTTTCCAGAACATGGAGACGCACATGAGAAGCCACACGGGAGTGAAACCGTACAGCTGCGGCATCTGTGCCAAGCGCTTCCCTCGACCCGGAGCGCTGAGGAGACACAAGAAGATCCACACAGGAGAGCGGCCGTACGTCTGCCAATACTGTGGGAAGGCCTTCATCGAAAGCAGCGCCTTGAAAACGCACATCAAGAGTCACTCGTGGGAGATTCAAGGCGGCGAGGGTGAAGTTGGCCAGGATGAGGACGGCAGACCTCCGATCGATTCGCAGACATTGTCAAgatcagaggcagagaaaggtCCTGTCGCCGGAGAAAATGCCAAGAGATCAGCTCAGCCCGCGTCTCACTGCTGTAAAGTCTGTGGAGAATCTTTTCAGAGCAAGGGCAGTCTGAGGAAGCACGCCGAAACCCATTCCTCAGGCCCGGAGTCCCTCTGCGGCGTGTGTGGAGAACATTTGCAACCTTCAGAAACAATGATAGACCATCTCCAGTCTCACAGGGAAACCGGCAAAATTTGTCACGTCTGCGGGAAAACGTACCAGAACATAGAGACTCACATGAGAAGCCACACAGGAGTCAAACCCTACAACTGCGGCGTCTGTGGCAAGCGCTTCCCGCGGCCGGGCGCCCTGAGGAGACACAAGAAGATCCACACAGGGGAAAGGCCGTACATCTGCGAGTTCTGCGGCAAGACCTTCATTGACAACGGTGCTCTGACGACGCACATCAGGAACCACACAGGTGACAAACCGGCCAACCGTGTCTCCTGTGAGACCTGCGGCAAAAGTTTGGCATCCATCCACGTCCTGGAGGTTCACAAGAGGATCCACACGGGCGAGAAACCCTTCCAGTGCCGGGTGTGCGGCAAAGCCTTCAGGCAGGTCGGCGGGCTGAATGCCCACATGATGACCCACACGGGGGAGAAACCGTTCAGCTGTGGCCTCTGCAGCAAGAGCTTCAGCACCAAGGGATACCTGGAGACCCACGTCCGGTTCCACAAGAAAGACAAACCGTACAGCTGCCACCTCTGCTGGAAGGCCTTTGTcacaaaaaatgacctgaaaaagcACCTGCTGACTCACACAGGCGAGAAGCCGTACAGCTGCAGGATCTGTGGGAAAAGCTACCAGGAGAAAAGGTCCAGGGACGTTCACATGAAGGTGCACCTCGGCGTCCGGCTGGGGAAGGAGCCGATGAGGAGGCACGACAGTTTACATCAAGACTTCATCCAGCTGTAG